The following coding sequences lie in one Methylosinus sp. PW1 genomic window:
- a CDS encoding IS630 family transposase, whose amino-acid sequence MDLREKVMKAIRCGMSRRQAAARFDIGPATAVRWAKRVEITGEVAPGKMGGDRRSQRIEAHADFILAQIKDKPDTTVMELRDKIRESHGLAVGYGTVWRFLARHGITRKKKTGHAAEQDREDVAEAREEWFEGELDLDPEKLVFLDETSVSTNMARRFGRAPRGERCRASVPFGHRETTTLIAALRVDRIDAPMMIDGALDGRSFLAYVEQVLAPTLCAEEIVVLDNVCTHKVVGVREAIEAKGAKVLYLPPYSPDFNPIEKSFSKIKSVLQRIAARTVDALDAAVALALRSVTPSECANYFAASGYDAA is encoded by the coding sequence ATGGATCTTCGCGAGAAGGTGATGAAGGCGATCCGGTGCGGGATGTCGCGACGACAGGCGGCCGCACGGTTCGATATCGGTCCGGCGACCGCCGTGCGCTGGGCCAAGCGCGTCGAGATCACCGGCGAGGTGGCGCCGGGCAAGATGGGCGGCGACCGCCGCTCGCAGCGCATAGAGGCGCACGCCGATTTCATCCTCGCGCAGATAAAGGACAAGCCCGACACGACGGTCATGGAGCTGCGCGACAAGATCCGGGAGAGCCATGGCCTCGCCGTAGGCTATGGGACGGTGTGGCGGTTCCTCGCGCGCCATGGGATCACGCGGAAGAAGAAGACAGGCCATGCCGCGGAGCAGGACAGGGAGGACGTCGCCGAGGCCCGCGAGGAATGGTTCGAGGGCGAGCTCGATCTCGACCCGGAAAAGCTCGTTTTCCTCGACGAGACGAGCGTCTCGACGAACATGGCGCGGCGCTTCGGCCGGGCGCCGCGCGGGGAGCGTTGCCGGGCGTCGGTCCCATTTGGACACCGGGAGACGACGACGCTGATCGCGGCGCTGCGCGTCGATCGCATCGACGCGCCGATGATGATCGACGGCGCGCTCGATGGACGCTCGTTCCTGGCCTATGTCGAGCAGGTTCTGGCGCCGACGCTCTGCGCAGAAGAGATCGTGGTGCTGGACAATGTGTGCACCCATAAGGTCGTGGGCGTGCGGGAGGCGATCGAAGCGAAAGGCGCGAAGGTCCTTTATCTTCCGCCGTATTCGCCGGACTTCAATCCGATCGAAAAATCCTTCTCGAAGATCAAGTCGGTTCTCCAGCGCATCGCGGCGCGCACTGTCGATGCGCTCGACGCGGCGGTCGCCCTGGCCCTGCGAAGCGTCACGCCGAGCGAATGCGCGAATTACTTCGCGGCGTCCGGCTATGATGCAGCTTGA
- a CDS encoding phosphoadenosine phosphosulfate reductase family protein has translation MATAIYDSSVDVLTAARKRLEFVFDNFREVHVSISGGKDSTVLAHLALIEARKRNRKVGLFFLDEEVVYESTVRQIEYLMELYPENTNRLWLQIPFCLTNAVSLTEGQLVAWEPGRHKDWMRPKKAYSIHAAPWDREKQTVGNKSKGFGFYDVIENWERCHSGVAYLVGMRATEHTNRWLAVVQHPVDVGGEMVHWATKNGANVNFNPLYDWQYWDVWKYIHQENLRYSRVYDWQFRKGTPFHQCRVSSLIHEKSFRSLCDLPEFEPKTYERLCERIKGISFASETGKASRMFGVSKLPKNYDSWRGYRDFLLATYPDAEKKGIFVKRFAKHLDNDYVARQQCRQLVLNDYENNLPIANKEDPRVALIQYYRENL, from the coding sequence ATGGCTACCGCGATCTACGACAGTTCGGTGGACGTTCTCACGGCCGCGCGCAAGCGGCTTGAGTTCGTCTTCGACAATTTCAGGGAGGTCCACGTCTCGATCTCCGGCGGCAAGGATTCGACCGTCCTCGCCCATCTCGCGCTGATCGAGGCGAGGAAGCGCAATCGCAAGGTCGGCCTGTTCTTCCTCGATGAGGAGGTCGTCTACGAAAGCACGGTCCGCCAGATCGAATATCTGATGGAGCTTTACCCGGAGAACACCAACCGGCTGTGGCTCCAGATCCCGTTCTGTTTGACCAACGCCGTCTCTCTGACGGAAGGCCAGCTCGTCGCCTGGGAGCCCGGCCGCCACAAGGACTGGATGCGCCCGAAGAAGGCCTATTCGATCCACGCCGCCCCTTGGGACCGCGAGAAGCAGACCGTCGGCAATAAGTCGAAGGGCTTTGGATTCTACGATGTCATCGAGAATTGGGAACGCTGCCATTCCGGCGTCGCCTATCTCGTCGGGATGCGCGCGACGGAACACACGAATCGCTGGCTGGCCGTCGTGCAGCACCCAGTCGATGTCGGCGGCGAGATGGTCCATTGGGCGACGAAGAACGGCGCGAACGTGAATTTCAACCCGCTCTACGATTGGCAATACTGGGACGTCTGGAAATACATCCATCAGGAGAATCTCCGATATTCCCGCGTCTACGACTGGCAGTTCCGCAAGGGCACGCCGTTCCATCAATGCCGTGTCTCGTCGCTGATCCATGAGAAGAGCTTCCGCTCGCTCTGCGACCTGCCTGAGTTCGAGCCGAAGACCTACGAGCGGCTCTGCGAGCGGATCAAGGGCATCTCGTTCGCGTCCGAGACCGGCAAGGCGTCGCGCATGTTCGGCGTCTCCAAGCTGCCGAAGAACTACGACTCATGGCGCGGATATCGGGACTTCCTTCTCGCGACGTATCCGGACGCGGAGAAGAAAGGGATCTTCGTGAAGCGCTTCGCGAAGCATCTCGACAACGACTACGTGGCCCGCCAGCAGTGCCGCCAGCTCGTCCTCAACGACTACGAGAACAATCTTCCGATCGCGAACAAGGAAGATCCTCGCGTCGCCCTCATCCAATACTATCGGGAGAACCTGTGA
- a CDS encoding HNH endonuclease — MCRSLRRNIPTRAIFILLGIVGILGAADARQSRSGRAREAFRRANPCPSTGLTTGPCPDYVIDHDEPLCAGGEDAPGNMRWQEEAEAAEKDGLERAVCRAMRAE, encoded by the coding sequence GTGTGCCGATCCTTGCGGCGGAATATTCCGACCCGCGCCATCTTCATCCTTCTCGGGATCGTCGGGATCCTCGGCGCCGCCGACGCCCGCCAGTCCCGCAGCGGGCGCGCTCGGGAGGCCTTTCGCCGCGCCAACCCGTGTCCGTCCACCGGGCTGACCACCGGCCCGTGTCCTGACTACGTCATCGACCACGACGAGCCGCTGTGCGCCGGCGGCGAGGACGCGCCGGGAAACATGCGGTGGCAGGAGGAGGCCGAGGCGGCGGAGAAGGACGGGCTGGAGCGGGCCGTCTGTAGGGCGATGAGGGCGGAGTAG
- a CDS encoding ParB N-terminal domain-containing protein — MNILIESAEQFKTMRGNLKTPTIKSRHGQVPVPATVTLLVARSLLKANNYNPNSVPDEKMKLLKMSILDNGFCFPVVTIWSDDDECFVIVDGFHRYMITGPKWLDMEFVPIVVLDHDVSKRMYATVQFNKARGTHQVDLDADLIRALIEQGKSEDEISDHLGIDLDTIHRYKQLTGIADLFKNSAWSPSWNAVEGIREENIHG, encoded by the coding sequence ATGAACATCCTTATCGAAAGCGCCGAGCAGTTCAAGACAATGCGCGGCAATCTGAAGACTCCGACGATCAAGAGCCGCCACGGGCAGGTTCCCGTCCCGGCGACCGTCACGCTGCTCGTCGCCAGGAGCCTCCTCAAGGCCAACAACTACAACCCGAACAGCGTCCCAGACGAGAAGATGAAGCTCTTGAAAATGAGCATTCTCGACAACGGATTCTGCTTTCCGGTCGTGACGATCTGGAGCGACGATGACGAATGCTTCGTCATCGTTGACGGCTTCCATCGATACATGATCACCGGCCCGAAATGGCTGGACATGGAGTTCGTCCCGATCGTCGTCCTCGATCACGACGTCTCGAAGCGCATGTATGCGACGGTTCAATTCAACAAGGCGCGGGGGACGCATCAGGTCGATCTCGACGCCGACCTGATCCGCGCCCTGATCGAGCAGGGCAAATCCGAGGACGAGATCTCCGATCACCTCGGCATCGATCTCGACACCATCCACCGCTACAAGCAGCTCACGGGCATCGCGGACCTCTTCAAGAATTCCGCCTGGTCTCCGAGCTGGAACGCCGTCGAAGGCATTCGCGAGGAGAACATCCATGGTTGA
- a CDS encoding flagellin has protein sequence MSSVLTNSSAITALQNLRSTQSALADTQHRVATGLKVSTAADNPSTWAVAETMKSDRGVVSTIADSLGVSSQIVGVAMAGVESTISVMNQIKSAIAQAAQPGADKAKIATSLVGLSAQLRSIIASASFNGINLLDGSQSSISFASGYVDGNGSGSELRSLGFTPAALVENKTAIASLNASNITVNNAYQAGLLSSSNKSDIFDSGSSSNLGWIPTYGFEPNESIFPNSPTYYDTYSYDLANNVINVNYYANFAEIFPDSSGGSGLGTVLLNPVIEGKSLDVADAVISRLTDYASTLGSTKTTIDSQRGFMRTLGDAMDQGIGSLVDADLNAESTRLQALQTQQQLGVQSLSIANRDGDIVLKLFQ, from the coding sequence ATGTCCAGCGTTCTCACGAATTCATCCGCGATCACCGCGCTCCAGAACCTGCGCTCGACGCAGTCCGCCCTGGCGGACACACAGCACCGCGTCGCTACCGGCCTCAAGGTTTCCACCGCCGCCGACAACCCTTCGACATGGGCCGTCGCGGAAACGATGAAATCCGATCGAGGCGTGGTGTCGACGATCGCGGATTCGCTCGGGGTGAGTTCGCAGATTGTCGGCGTCGCGATGGCGGGCGTCGAAAGCACGATCTCGGTGATGAACCAGATCAAGAGCGCCATCGCACAAGCGGCACAGCCGGGAGCCGACAAGGCGAAGATTGCCACGAGCCTTGTCGGCCTGAGCGCGCAACTGCGATCGATTATTGCGTCCGCTTCGTTCAACGGAATAAACCTACTCGACGGATCGCAGTCCTCGATCAGCTTCGCGTCCGGATACGTCGATGGGAATGGGTCGGGATCGGAACTGCGATCACTGGGCTTCACGCCTGCGGCGTTAGTAGAAAATAAAACGGCAATTGCATCCTTAAACGCAAGTAACATCACTGTAAACAATGCATATCAAGCTGGACTGCTATCCTCAAGCAACAAATCGGATATATTCGATTCTGGTAGTTCTTCGAATCTCGGGTGGATTCCAACCTATGGATTCGAGCCAAACGAGTCGATATTTCCAAATAGCCCTACATATTACGATACATACTCCTATGATCTGGCCAATAATGTCATAAACGTAAACTACTATGCCAATTTCGCGGAGATATTTCCGGATTCGTCTGGTGGCTCCGGACTTGGAACCGTCTTGCTCAACCCTGTCATTGAAGGGAAAAGCCTCGATGTAGCCGATGCGGTTATTTCCCGCCTTACCGACTACGCCTCCACGCTCGGCTCGACAAAGACGACCATCGACTCCCAGCGCGGCTTCATGCGGACCCTCGGCGACGCCATGGACCAGGGCATCGGCTCGCTGGTGGACGCCGACCTGAACGCGGAATCCACGCGATTGCAGGCATTGCAGACGCAGCAGCAGCTAGGCGTCCAGTCGCTATCTATCGCCAACAGGGACGGCGACATCGTCCTGAAGCTGTTCCAGTGA
- a CDS encoding DEAD/DEAH box helicase, with amino-acid sequence MPRRRCVRQDVGRGQQRRPDPVRRNAEAAAHRAVARRRDDVGRVENALQNSSPGRRSRALRRVDPHRVAGALMTWTSTTALMAHQIDAVAKLIPTRIGALFADLGTGKSRILLELARLRQLKFNYLVWFCPVSAMENTRREILKHTDIPADMIYVFGPKTNVETIPLDRCVYIVGIESMQSSNRIFRAVDKLITEQSYVAVDESTYIKGAFSRRTKRITGLSERARYRCVMTGTPLTQGAVDLYAQMRFLSPKILGYQSFGAFGANHLEYRMVRMPGRRNLVRTDHVVRAHNVEYLAARIAPYTYQIRAEECLDLPGAIHETRWFAMTKAQRRLYEQVKEQILREEEENMMNPMNSIWIFRLFSALQAVICGYHGISKQEMVRVEHDRVENMLAVISEIPEDERIVVWSKYLPAAADIKAALENRYGAGCVATFTGPTANTRESELAEWKDGKRRFLVATQQSGSHAQTWIEAAFVIFYADGFKFSEREQAEKRTMRFGQTRKVRYVTLRCSDSIDEKIGSAIGGKRDTLREFKRQVDVYRAQGLKAKIVEAIKSL; translated from the coding sequence GTGCCTCGACGCCGCTGCGTCCGACAGGATGTGGGCCGAGGCCAACAGCGAAGACCTGATCCTGTTCGCCGGAACGCCGAAGCAGCCGCGCACCGCGCCGTGGCTCGCCGTCGCGATGACGTGGGACGCGTTGAGAATGCCCTTCAAAATTCAAGCCCAGGCCGGCGATCTCGAGCGCTGCGTCGCGTGGACCCTCATCGAGTCGCGGGCGCACTGATGACCTGGACATCGACCACCGCGCTCATGGCGCACCAGATCGATGCCGTCGCGAAGCTGATTCCGACGCGCATCGGCGCCCTCTTCGCCGATCTCGGAACGGGGAAGAGCCGCATCCTGCTGGAGCTCGCCCGCCTTCGGCAACTGAAATTCAACTATCTCGTCTGGTTCTGCCCCGTCAGCGCGATGGAGAACACCCGCCGTGAGATCCTCAAGCACACCGACATTCCCGCCGACATGATCTACGTGTTCGGTCCGAAGACGAACGTGGAGACCATTCCACTCGACCGCTGCGTCTACATCGTCGGCATCGAGTCGATGCAGTCGTCGAACCGCATCTTTCGCGCCGTCGACAAGCTCATCACCGAGCAGAGCTACGTCGCCGTCGACGAGAGCACGTATATCAAGGGCGCCTTCTCCCGCAGGACGAAGCGCATCACGGGCCTTTCCGAGCGCGCCCGTTATCGCTGCGTGATGACCGGCACGCCGCTGACGCAGGGCGCCGTCGATCTCTACGCCCAGATGCGTTTCCTCTCTCCGAAGATCCTCGGCTACCAGTCGTTTGGCGCCTTCGGCGCAAATCACCTCGAATATCGGATGGTCCGCATGCCGGGCCGGCGCAATCTGGTCCGCACCGATCATGTCGTGCGGGCTCACAATGTCGAGTATCTCGCCGCCAGGATCGCTCCTTATACGTATCAGATCCGAGCCGAAGAATGCCTCGATCTGCCCGGCGCGATCCACGAGACCCGCTGGTTCGCCATGACCAAGGCGCAGCGCCGTCTCTATGAGCAAGTGAAGGAACAGATCCTCCGCGAGGAGGAAGAGAACATGATGAATCCGATGAATTCCATCTGGATCTTCAGGCTGTTCTCCGCCCTCCAGGCCGTCATCTGCGGATACCACGGGATTTCCAAGCAGGAAATGGTGCGCGTCGAGCACGATCGCGTCGAGAACATGCTCGCCGTCATCTCCGAAATCCCCGAGGACGAGCGCATCGTCGTCTGGAGCAAATACCTCCCGGCGGCCGCCGACATCAAAGCGGCGCTGGAAAACCGCTACGGCGCCGGATGCGTCGCCACCTTCACCGGTCCGACGGCGAACACCCGCGAATCCGAGCTCGCGGAATGGAAGGACGGGAAGCGTCGCTTCCTCGTCGCCACGCAGCAATCCGGAAGCCACGCGCAAACGTGGATCGAGGCGGCCTTCGTCATCTTTTACGCCGATGGATTCAAATTCAGCGAACGCGAGCAGGCCGAGAAGCGAACGATGCGCTTCGGACAGACTCGGAAGGTCCGCTACGTCACGCTGCGCTGTTCCGACAGCATCGACGAGAAGATCGGATCCGCGATCGGCGGCAAGCGCGACACGCTGAGGGAGTTCAAGCGCCAGGTCGATGTCTACCGGGCGCAAGGACTCAAGGCGAAGATCGTCGAAGCGATCAAATCCCTGTAA
- a CDS encoding site-specific DNA-methyltransferase: MTNRLYYGDNLGVLRESIKDESVDLVYLDPPFNSNAGYNVLFSTPSGERSQAQIEAFDDTWHWNESAELAFEEVMRSNHSEAATMIRAMRSALGENDMMAYLAMMAVRLIELHRVLKPMGSLYLHCDPTASHYLKSILDAIFDPTNFGNEIIWKRQNAKGLAFTRFARNHDVILRYTRSDKWTWNAQYTAHDPEYVRQFYKFKDADGRVYRLADLTNPNKNRPNLTYEFLGVTRVWRWTKDRMQQAYDDGIVVQNKPGQVPSLKRYLDEQEGNPIDDVWTDIVPVQAQASERLGYPTQKPVALLERIISASSNPGDVILDPFCGCGTTIHAAQKLGREWIGIDVTHLAVALIERRMKEAFPGLKYDVFGVPTDADGARDLAERDKHEFQKWIVATIGGQPYKGGKKGMDRGIDGYLHFRDADRQPQFAIISVKGGGIKSGDIRDLKGTMEREKAALGIFLTLKPPTREMQKEAAAAGFYETGGRKFPRIQILTAADIIDDRRPQVPFGFTESLKKAKAETEGTQGTLL; this comes from the coding sequence ATGACCAACAGGCTCTATTATGGCGACAACCTCGGCGTCCTGCGCGAGTCGATCAAGGACGAGTCCGTCGATCTCGTCTACCTCGACCCTCCGTTCAATTCGAACGCCGGCTATAACGTCCTTTTCTCGACGCCGTCGGGCGAAAGGTCGCAGGCGCAGATCGAGGCGTTCGATGATACATGGCATTGGAACGAATCCGCCGAATTAGCCTTCGAAGAAGTGATGCGGAGCAATCATTCGGAGGCGGCAACGATGATCCGGGCGATGCGTTCCGCGCTCGGCGAGAACGACATGATGGCCTACCTCGCCATGATGGCCGTGCGCCTGATCGAACTGCACCGCGTCCTGAAGCCGATGGGGTCGCTCTACCTCCACTGCGATCCGACGGCGAGCCACTACCTGAAATCGATCTTGGATGCGATCTTCGATCCGACAAACTTCGGGAACGAGATCATATGGAAAAGGCAGAATGCCAAGGGACTGGCGTTCACGAGGTTCGCGCGCAACCACGATGTGATCCTGCGATACACTCGCTCGGACAAGTGGACGTGGAACGCCCAATACACCGCGCATGATCCAGAATATGTTCGGCAATTCTACAAGTTCAAGGATGCCGACGGACGCGTCTACCGGCTGGCCGACCTGACCAACCCGAACAAGAACAGACCGAATCTGACCTACGAATTCCTCGGCGTAACCCGCGTTTGGCGTTGGACGAAAGACAGAATGCAGCAGGCCTACGACGACGGGATTGTCGTGCAAAACAAGCCGGGTCAGGTTCCATCGTTGAAGAGATACCTCGACGAGCAGGAGGGGAACCCGATCGACGACGTGTGGACCGACATCGTTCCCGTTCAGGCTCAGGCTTCGGAACGGCTCGGCTATCCGACTCAGAAACCCGTCGCACTGCTCGAGCGCATCATTTCAGCATCGTCCAATCCAGGCGACGTCATTCTCGATCCCTTCTGCGGGTGCGGGACGACGATACACGCCGCCCAGAAGCTCGGAAGGGAATGGATCGGCATCGACGTCACCCATCTCGCCGTCGCGCTGATCGAAAGACGGATGAAGGAGGCGTTCCCCGGCCTCAAATACGACGTGTTCGGCGTTCCGACCGACGCCGACGGCGCCAGGGATCTCGCCGAGCGCGACAAGCACGAATTCCAGAAATGGATCGTCGCCACCATCGGCGGCCAGCCCTACAAGGGCGGCAAGAAAGGCATGGATCGCGGCATCGACGGCTATCTGCATTTCCGCGACGCCGATCGCCAGCCCCAGTTCGCGATCATCAGCGTGAAGGGCGGCGGCATCAAATCCGGCGACATCCGCGATCTCAAGGGCACTATGGAACGCGAGAAAGCGGCGCTCGGGATCTTTCTCACGCTCAAGCCGCCGACACGGGAAATGCAGAAGGAGGCGGCCGCCGCCGGCTTCTACGAGACCGGCGGACGGAAATTCCCCCGCATCCAGATCCTCACCGCCGCCGACATAATCGACGACCGGCGCCCCCAGGTTCCCTTCGGATTCACGGAGTCGTTGAAGAAGGCGAAGGCGGAAACCGAGGGGACGCAGGGAACACTGCTTTAG
- a CDS encoding RNA-guided endonuclease TnpB family protein — MIKRGFRYRLDPTDEQELMFRKFAGVCRAVYNAALHQREVFWRQHLRTEGRHVSYVGQAAELTALRAEFDWIREVSQACEQQALRDLDNAFQRFFDGVSGYPTPRRKGKNDGFRFQGRNVEVEKLNRNWSRVKLPKIGWVRFRDTRPMVGKLKNVTVSLDSLGWHVSFAREIEHEAPANIAPAVGIDRGVANSIAMSTGEMDSIGKERLAVLDRRRRKHQRDLSRRKRGSQRYGKTRKRVAAVAAKGARVREHFNHVRTTRIVRNFGTVCIEDLNIANMTASAKGTVEEPGKNVAQKAGLNRSILEQGWGQFEEFLTYKLAASGGVLVKVDPRNTSRKCSNCGHIDARNRESQASFRCVECGHEAHADVNAAINILQAGTRPSEEAKAPRRKSRKAA; from the coding sequence ATGATCAAGCGCGGCTTCCGATACCGGCTCGACCCGACCGACGAACAGGAACTCATGTTCCGGAAGTTCGCGGGCGTCTGCCGCGCCGTCTACAATGCCGCGCTCCATCAACGCGAAGTATTCTGGCGGCAGCATCTTCGGACGGAAGGAAGGCACGTTTCCTACGTCGGACAGGCTGCGGAACTGACCGCGCTTCGCGCCGAGTTCGACTGGATCAGGGAAGTCTCCCAAGCCTGCGAGCAGCAGGCGCTGCGCGACCTCGACAATGCGTTCCAGCGGTTCTTCGACGGCGTTTCCGGCTATCCGACCCCGCGCCGGAAGGGCAAGAACGACGGTTTCCGCTTCCAAGGACGCAATGTCGAAGTCGAGAAGCTCAATCGCAATTGGAGCCGGGTGAAGCTTCCGAAGATCGGATGGGTGCGCTTCCGCGACACACGACCAATGGTCGGGAAGCTGAAGAACGTCACCGTCTCTCTCGACTCGCTCGGATGGCACGTCTCCTTCGCCCGCGAGATCGAGCATGAAGCTCCGGCGAATATCGCGCCCGCAGTCGGCATCGATAGAGGAGTCGCCAATTCCATCGCCATGTCGACCGGCGAAATGGATTCGATCGGCAAGGAGCGGCTCGCCGTCCTCGACCGGCGTCGCAGGAAGCACCAGCGCGATCTGTCCCGGCGCAAGCGCGGATCGCAGCGCTACGGCAAGACCCGCAAGCGGGTCGCCGCCGTCGCCGCCAAGGGGGCTCGCGTCCGCGAGCATTTCAACCATGTCCGGACGACGCGCATCGTGCGGAACTTCGGCACGGTCTGCATCGAGGATCTGAACATCGCGAACATGACGGCGTCCGCGAAGGGCACGGTCGAAGAACCGGGAAAGAACGTCGCGCAAAAGGCGGGACTGAACCGCTCCATCCTCGAGCAGGGTTGGGGTCAATTCGAGGAATTCCTCACCTACAAGCTCGCCGCTTCCGGCGGCGTGCTGGTGAAGGTCGATCCGCGCAACACTTCGCGGAAATGCTCCAACTGTGGCCATATCGACGCTCGCAATCGCGAAAGCCAAGCATCGTTCCGATGCGTCGAATGCGGACACGAGGCTCATGCCGACGTGAATGCGGCCATCAACATTCTTCAGGCCGGAACGCGGCCTTCGGAAGAGGCGAAAGCCCCACGCCGAAAATCTCGGAAGGCCGCCTAG
- a CDS encoding metallophosphoesterase, translating into MSVKILVLSDLHIEHGYQWSMPENLPPHDVVVLAGDIHSPPNSAVEWAKMEFFPAAVVYVAGNHEFYGGSIQARVFAGAEAAKGTNVHLLDRGRVVINGVRFLGATLWTNYDLFGRRDEAMAEAGRWLNDHRLINGFTPTLAHELHVIDLCFLEARLKERFDGPTVVVTHHAPHPDSVAPQFTNDPLTPAFASDLTWLIEKYRPALWIHGHMHSSFDYRVGETRVICNPKGYGPHSFRGLPENTEFGMLVVEVDA; encoded by the coding sequence GTGTCTGTGAAAATCCTTGTTCTATCCGACCTCCACATCGAGCACGGATACCAATGGTCCATGCCGGAGAACCTCCCGCCGCACGATGTCGTCGTCCTGGCCGGCGATATCCATTCTCCACCGAATTCCGCTGTGGAGTGGGCGAAGATGGAGTTCTTCCCGGCGGCGGTCGTCTACGTCGCTGGCAACCACGAGTTCTACGGCGGCTCGATCCAGGCGCGAGTCTTCGCCGGCGCCGAGGCGGCGAAGGGCACGAATGTCCATCTACTGGACCGAGGTCGCGTCGTCATCAACGGCGTGCGATTCCTCGGGGCGACGCTTTGGACGAACTACGATCTGTTCGGACGGCGCGACGAGGCGATGGCGGAGGCCGGCAGATGGCTCAACGATCATCGCTTGATCAATGGGTTCACGCCGACGCTAGCGCACGAACTGCACGTCATCGACCTGTGCTTTTTAGAGGCGCGGCTGAAGGAGCGATTCGACGGTCCGACGGTCGTTGTGACGCACCATGCGCCGCATCCAGACTCGGTGGCTCCGCAGTTCACGAATGATCCTTTGACGCCGGCGTTCGCTAGCGATCTCACATGGCTGATCGAGAAATATCGACCGGCGCTTTGGATTCACGGCCACATGCATTCGTCGTTCGACTATCGTGTTGGCGAGACGCGTGTGATCTGCAATCCGAAAGGCTACGGGCCTCACTCATTTCGAGGACTGCCTGAAAACACGGAGTTCGGCATGCTTGTCGTGGAGGTAGACGCATGA
- a CDS encoding type I-E CRISPR-associated protein Cas6/Cse3/CasE, whose translation MSVYIAKINTPRGPISSIHCALYACLPPRPEGSKRPFVWRVADGGRSIVFVSSEMPIVPHATISLEAGRSYEFAITYTRDKHVGKKKARHLVEINSMLDLRDRISHFAGSYGGSVGFVRHEHMRTLHVRRQNEHLEMPIVDAYGRVVVEDPVAFEQVVLQGGPGGAKVYGCGMWWLPEIMEPALSPAKLERIAA comes from the coding sequence GTGAGCGTCTACATCGCGAAAATCAACACGCCGCGCGGGCCGATCTCCTCGATCCATTGCGCGCTCTACGCCTGCCTGCCGCCAAGGCCGGAGGGAAGCAAGCGTCCCTTCGTCTGGCGCGTCGCCGACGGCGGACGTTCGATCGTGTTCGTCTCGTCGGAGATGCCGATCGTCCCGCATGCGACGATCTCGCTCGAGGCGGGGCGGTCCTACGAGTTCGCCATCACTTATACGCGCGACAAGCACGTCGGAAAGAAGAAAGCCCGTCACCTCGTCGAGATCAACTCGATGCTCGATCTGCGTGATCGCATCTCGCATTTCGCCGGCTCCTACGGTGGAAGCGTCGGATTCGTGCGCCACGAACACATGCGGACCCTGCATGTGCGCCGGCAGAACGAGCATCTCGAAATGCCGATCGTGGACGCCTATGGGCGCGTCGTGGTCGAGGATCCCGTCGCGTTCGAGCAGGTCGTCCTCCAGGGCGGACCGGGCGGCGCCAAGGTCTACGGATGCGGCATGTGGTGGCTGCCGGAAATCATGGAGCCGGCTCTTTCGCCGGCGAAACTCGAAAGGATCGCCGCATGA